One region of Acropora muricata isolate sample 2 chromosome 13, ASM3666990v1, whole genome shotgun sequence genomic DNA includes:
- the LOC136895533 gene encoding acylamino-acid-releasing enzyme-like, with the protein MAADGSFEEFLDKAVECYRDFSKAGSLMLGKVAVINPGSSTGTAELNVSSLWSQRDLDRNTNRTFLRSHIGNFDTNSKSFSDIREPSFPVELQNLLLCSVSPTGRLQAQLRNVPGSKGKEDKQFLEIWSRSHLLKSIDVQACEKHGKIYEDPQFSCLAWSASERFLLYVAEKKLPKSVSYFERQKPDVSSDKPGPQKGTQFDFKEDWGEQLISKCCPVLVVYDMTTDEIKVLEGVPENISAGQACWGPDDDSVVFVGWCHEPYRLGLIYCPIRPNALYSLSLDGKTLEQLSDSKHSVYSPRFNNTMDKLMYISVDVGGAHLKCGRVMLYDWKTKKTSTIVDVVEIPEREEFPGIYHPGRLFSQRNWTDDGSSVVMTTAWRSYQKIILINCNDKSVKLLTTEPGCWTLLDVSNNILLAEFSTPTAASKLMMAALPEVIPEDGLSWTVVAQTAEFSLEKEMTWEVLSFSRSETSDIQDEYEAVFQKPVMTSGKKPKLIVTPHGGPHVNFNSNFSLYNACLCKLGFAVLGVNFRGSLGFGQKPLHSLPGKIGTLDVEDVQYAAKKVLESGQVDDTNVFVMGGSHGGFLTAHLIGQYPDFYKAAAMRNPALNVAGMLEMSDTPDWCYSEGGYNFTFKSTPTLELQAKLVQVSPYVHFSEIKAPTLFFLGADDVRVPPKQGTNFHRLLKANGVETRLLWYPGNNHPISKVDAESDVFVNLARWFFEHTQK; encoded by the exons ATGGCGGCGGACGGTAGTTTTGAG GAGTTTCTCGATAAAGCTGTAGAATGCTACAGAGATTTTTCAAAGGCAGGATCGTTGATGTTAGGAAAAGTTGCAGTAATTAACCCAGGTTCAAGCACGGGAACAGCAGAGCTGAACGTTTCTTCCCTATGGTCTCAGCGTGATTTGGACAGAAATACAAATCGCACTTTTCTCAGAAGCCACATTGGTAACTTTGATACAAATTCAAAGTCTTTCAGTGATATCAGAGAGCCGTCCTTTCCTGTGGAACTTCAAAACTT ACTGTTGTGCAGTGTTTCACCCACTGGTAGGTTGCAAGCTCAGTTACGGAATGTTCCAGGGAGCAAAGGGAAAGAAGACAAGCAATTTCTAGAG ATTTGGTCTAGGAGTCATCTTCTAAAGAGCATTGATGTGCAAGCTTGTGAAAAGCATGGAAAGATTTATGAGGATC cTCAATTTAGCTGTCTGGCCTGGTCAGCTTCTGAGCGTTTCTTGTTGTATGTGGCTGAGAAGAAACTGCCAAAATCTGTGTCATATTTTGAGCGCCAAAAACCAG ATGTCTCATCAGACAAACCAGGGCCACAAAAG GGAACACAATTTGATTTCAAAGAGGACTGGGGTGAGCAGCTAATCTCCAAATGTTGTCCTGTCCTTGTTGTTTACGACATGACAACTGACGAGATCAAAGTGTTGGAAGGTGTCCCTGAAAACATATCAGCTGGTCAA GCCTGTTGGGGACCAGACGATGATAGTGTTGTATTTGTAGGATGGTGTCATGAGCCTTACAGACTTGGTCTTATCTATTGTCCCATCCGGCC GAATGCATTGTATTCTTTGTCCTTGGATGGAAAAACTCTTG AACAACTTAGCGACAGCAAGCATTCAGTGTACTCCCCTCGCTTCAACAACACCATGGACAAGCTG ATGTACATTTCTGTCGACGTCGGAGGAGCGCATCTTAAATGTGGGAGAGTAATGCTG tacgactggaaaaccaaaaaaacttCAACAATTGTTGACGTGGTTGAAATCCCAGAAA GGGAAGAATTTCCTGGGATCTACCATCCCGGCCGATTGTTTTCACAGCGCAATTGGACCGATGATGGTTCGAGTGTTGTCATGACAACTGCATGGAGAAGTTACCag AAAATTATTCTGATCAACTGCAACGACAAGTCGGTGAAGCTGCTTACTACTG AACCCGGTTGCTGGACTCTCCTCGATGTCAGCAACAACATACTGTTGGCAGAATTTTCCACACCCACCGCCGCATCTAAACTG ATGATGGCGGCCTTGCCAGAAGTCATCCCGGAAGATGGCCTTTCCTGGACTGTTGTCG CGCAAACCGCCGAGTTCAGTCTTGAGAAGGAAATGACATGGGAAGTGCTGTCATTTTCACGCAGCGAAACTTCAG ATATTCAAGACGAATATGAAGCTGTATTTCAGAAGCCTGTTATGACAAGCGGGAAAAAGCCAAAATTGATTGTCACGCCTCACGGAGGACCGCACGTGAACTTCAATTCGAATTTCTCGCTTTACAACGCTTGTCTCTGTAAACTTGGCTTCGCAGTTCTAGGAG TTAACTTCAGAGGATCTTTGGGGTTTGGTCAAAAGCCTCTTCATTCTCTTCCTGGAAAAATTGGAACTCTAGATGTCGAGGATGTACAg TATGCTGCGAAGAAGGTTCTGGAAAGCGGTCAGGTGGATGACACAAATGTGTTCGTTATGGGTGGCTCCCACGGGGGATTCTTGACCGCTCATCTCATCGGCCAGTACCCG GATTTCTACAAAGCGGCCGCAATGAGGAATCCAGCTTTGAATGTAGCAG GGATGCTTGAAATGTCAGATACACCAGACTG GTGTTATTCCGAGGGAGGGTATAATTTTACATTCAAGAGTACCCCAACGCTGGAGCTGCAAGCAAAATTGGTGCAAGTCTCACCGTACGTTCATTTTTCAGAG ATTAAAGCTCCCACTTTGTTTTTTCTGGGAGCTGATGACGTACGCGTTCCTCCAAAGCAAGGAACGAATTTTCATCGTCTCTTGAAGGCCAATGGAGTTGAAACCAG ATTGCTATGGTACCCTGGAAACAATCATCCCATCTCCAAAGTGGATGCAGAAAGCGATGTGTTTGTCAATTTAGCTAGGTGGTTTTTTGAGCACACCCAAAAGTGA